In a genomic window of Magnolia sinica isolate HGM2019 chromosome 14, MsV1, whole genome shotgun sequence:
- the LOC131225474 gene encoding protein SENSITIVE TO PROTON RHIZOTOXICITY 2-like: MISRPTSSFQQNSQGFQMYSGVMESVLSSSADTGAVSGTSLAHLNALLYNMSILKDKVQQVQSLVDIVVMSDHGPQNSAAIAFAGMGTLIQEIVVTASSMMYACQKMALSTGVQNRGDELHRHHHTNDVPSQPNNVMGHVIHVGDDDDDRGFFDRYKEDNDHNHNSNEDNETEFHHEIGKIDGLPDFPLMTAGVVELDAAELLAKYTHYCQVCGKGFKRDANLRMHMRAHGDQYKSNAALSNPMKAAGHANNSLINSSRKYSCPQEGCRWNKKHNKFQPLKSIICVKNHYKRSHCPKMYVCNRCNQKQFSLLSDLRTHEKHCGDLKWQCTCGTTFSRKDKLMGHVSLFIGHAPATNFFSDPGNPTVHDRKFRSAP; encoded by the coding sequence ATGATTTCACGTCCCACTTCAAGCTTTCAACAAAACTCACAAGGCTTCCAAATGTATAGTGGGGTGATGGAGAGCGTGCTATCCTCTTCCGCTGACACCGGGGCGGTGTCTGGAACGAGTCTGGCCCACTTAAATGCTCTCCTCTACAATATGTCGATCCTCAAAGACAAGGTGCAGCAGGTTCAATCTCTGGTCGACATCGTTGTCATGTCCGATCATGGCCCACAGAATTCTGCAGCCATAGCTTTTGCAGGGATGGGAACCCTAATCCAAGAGATCGTCGTCACTGCATCGTCCATGATGTACGCTTGCCAGAAGATGGCCCTCAGTACCGGAGTCCAGAATCGTGGAGATGAATTGCACCGGCATCATCACACCAACGATGTTCCATCTCAACCAAATAACGTGATGGGCCATGTGATCCACGtcggagatgatgatgatgatagaggCTTCTTTGATAGATACAAGGAAGACAATGATCATAATCACAATAGTAACGAAGACAACGAAACAGAATTCCATCATGAGatcggaaaaatagatggattacCTGATTTTCCTTTGATGACTGCTGGTGTTGTTGAATTAGATGCTGCTGAATTACTTGCCAAATACACCCACTATTGCCAAGTTTGCGGGAAAGGATTCAAGCGGGATGCGAATCTAAGAATGCACATGCGAGCGCACGGGGATCAGTACAAGTCCAATGCAGCTCTGAGTAACCCCATGAAGGCGGCGGGCCATGCCAACAACTCCTTAATCAACTCCTCTAGAAAATATTCATGTCCCCAAGAAGGGTGCAGATGGAACAAGAAACACAACAAGTTCCAACCATTGAAATCGATAATATGTGTCAAGAATCACTACAAGCGGAGCCATTGCCCGAAGATGTATGTCTGCAACCGATGCAACCAGAAGCAGTTCTCCCTACTATCTGACCTCCGAACACATGAGAAGCATTGTGGGGATCTCAAATGGCAGTGCACGTGCGGGACCACCTTCTCCAGGAAGGATAAGCTCATGGGCCACGTTTCGTTGTTCATTGGGCATGCTCCGGCAACAAACTTCTTCAGTGACCCAGGAAATCCGACCGTTCATGACCGGAAGTTCCGATCGGCGCCATGA